From a region of the Mytilus galloprovincialis chromosome 3, xbMytGall1.hap1.1, whole genome shotgun sequence genome:
- the LOC143067998 gene encoding uncharacterized protein LOC143067998 isoform X8 gives MRNRGGDSFVRKTRFVPVCLQMASSNVEYYQKQKELQDFMCEQEQRRQHLEHQLQVYSRSDERLAKLRATRLQSYWRKICEDQRRSQQRNDQILKEFDRIDAHLGNLSARTERLRLLKQQYADYIEKTYPQWHQQVLQMKQRKDESQKHHNERATNLSQFSQYTPPKQQPVTDQFVASTSSSQFATQPGQHNQFAASTPAYQQQQQHVPDVSVTPIHRDSRDRISTQVTQESAVYANFTSVTRDSSMPQCTTPPQTSTQQQHAASLQNHPSNQQYVSPSQTSAAGYKVPAERESDAQLKVSELQGDISFSSDIPSEVINRPIQSITVEKFGQKVTQDSRVESPDIVSKSTSGQMEPNSADEADDDISNFDEEDIPDDGRQAPTPARQATHTDVMEEISSTEESPIPTPQPGSHQVLTVPTAGVSRSPLLDSELTIDGIIHLIHYVESHIPDALSLEGFYRSTPPQYGERLEIISKANGEEPMIDLDAEMCTMVILENVVLLIRNLPAGCLLPDAILASSHTINEVQIGRVLSMEAKPLWDCLFTHFLQLIKHKVMTVKEVAAVFVPCLVVDSSDYQDKAYELLVDLLDKKVEQAASPPTPREAAESMRSSQGGVSAELEIDEFGKYKVPPLKFGSLVDSKQHSDDEDTTMVTPSVPTDGPRIPLNETAAYRNLLSGTMSGQKQPSYHDDNDDDEDDTDDDVEKQFASTLSPRTPRETSSTIPPQPTTAIMSQSRPTQQMEPLSETSSATSPVYVPTGMQKSVKSEAGSTGRSEKMQPFKRPAAVVMISSDLDSETDLDILMEKKQTSQEEDDFFDFYE, from the exons ATGCGTAATCGAGGTGGAGACTCTTTTGTAAGGAAGACTCGTTTCGTCCCTGTTTGTTTGCAAATGGCGTCCTCGAATGTTGAATATTACCAAAAACAGAAGGAATTGCAAGATTTTATGTGTGAACA GGAACAGAGAAGACAACATTTAGAACATCAGTTACAGGTTTACTCTAGGTCTGATGAAAGACT AGCTAAGCTAAGAGCTACTAGATTACAGAGCTATTGGAGGAAAATATGTGAAGATCAGAGAAGAAGTCAGCAAAGGAATGACCAGATTTTAAAAGAGTTTGATCGAATTGATGCACATTTGGGAAACTTGTCAGCTAGGACAGAGAGACTGAGACTTCTTAAG CAACAATATGCAGactatatagaaaaaacatatcCACAATGGCACCAACAGGTTCTACAGATGAAACAAAGGAAAGATGAATCTCAGAAG CACCATAATGAAAGAGCCACTAACTTGTCCCAGTTTTCTCAGTACACACCACCAAAACAACAGCCAGTAACAGATCAATTTGTAGCCTCTACATCATCTAGTCAGTTTGCTACACAGCCTGGACAACATAATCAGTTTGCTGCTTCTACACCAGcatatcaacaacaacaacaacatgtTCCTGATGTATCGGTTACGCCTATACATAGAGATTCAAGAGACAGAATTAGTACTCAG GTTACACAGGAGTCTGCAGTGTATGCTAACTTTACCTCAGTAACCAGAGACAGTTCAATGCCTCAGTGCACTACACCACCACAAACTAGTACCCAACAGCAGCATGCTGCTTCTCTTCAAAACCACCCTAGTAATCAACAGTATGTATCACCATCTCAGACCTCAGCGGCTGGGTATAAGGTCCCTGCAGAGAGAGAATCGGATGCTCAGTTGAAAGTTAGTGAGTTACAAGGAGACATCAGTTTTAGTTCCGATATTCCATCTGAGGTTATAAATAGACCTATCCAGAGTATAACTGTAGAGAAGTTTGGACAGAAAGTGACACAGGACTCCAGAGTGGAATCACCAG ATATTGTATCTAAATCAACATCTGGTCAAATGGAACCAAATTCAGCTGATGAAGCAGATGATGATATTAGTAACTTTGATGAAGAGGACATTCCCGATGATGGCCGTCAAGCACCTACCCCAGCACGACAAGCCACACATACAGATGTAATGGAGGAGATTTCTTCCACTGAAGAATCCCCTATACCTACACCTCAACCAGGCAGCCATCAAGTCTTAACTGTACCTACAGCTGGAGTAag TCGTTCACCACTACTAGACTCAGAACTGACAATAGATGGTATAATACACCTGATACATTATGTTGAAAGTCATATCCCTGATGCTTTGTCACTGGAAGGGTTCTACAGATCTACACCTCCACAGTATGGAGAAAGATTAGAAATCATAAG TAAGGCCAATGGTGAAGAACCTATGATTGATTTAGATGCTGAAATGTGTACTATGGTGATTTTAGAAAATGTGGTTCTTCTGATTCGTAATTTACCTGCTGGATGTTTATTACCTGATGCCATCTTAGCCAGTAGTCATACAATCAACGAAGTACAAATAGG GAGAGTACTATCGATGGAAGCCAAGCCATTGTGGGATTGTTTATTTACACATTTTCTACAGTTGATTAAACATAAAGTGATGACTGTCAAAGAAGTTGCTGCTGTTTTTGTTCCATGTCTTGTGGTTGACTCTTCTGATTATCAGGACAag GCTTATGAATTATTAGTGGATTTGTTAGACAAAAAAGTAGAACAAGCTGCATCACCACCAACACCTAGGGAAGCTGCTGAAAGTATGAGGAGCAGTCAAGGGGGAG TTTCAGCTGAGTTAGAAATTGATGAGTTTGGCAAATACAAAG TTCCGCCTTTGAAGTTTGGAAGTTTAGTTGACAGTAAACAACATAGCGATGATGAAGACACTACCATGGTAACACCAAGTGTACCAACAGACGGACCAAGAATCCCCTTGAATG AAACTGCAGCCTATCGTAATTTGTTGTCTGGTACCATGAGTGGTCAGAAACAACCCAGTTACCATGacgataatgatgatgatgaagatgaCACGGATGATGATGTAGAAAAGCAGTTCGCATCGACTCTGTCTCCTAGAACACCAAGGGAGACATCTAG TACTATCCCACCTCAGCCTACCACTGCTATTATGTCACAATCTAGACCGACACAACAGATGGAACCACTATCTGAAACAAGTTCAGCAACATCACCAGTGTATGTGCCAACAGGCATGCAGAAAAG TGTTAAATCAGAGGCTGGTTCTACGGGGAGATCAGAGAAAATGCAGCCATTCAAAAGACCTGCAGCAG TTGTGATGATAAGTTCCGATTTGGATTCTGAAACAGATTTAGATATCCTGATGGAAAAAAAACAGACATCACAAGAAGAAGAtgatttctttgatttttatgaatag
- the LOC143067998 gene encoding uncharacterized protein LOC143067998 isoform X4, with amino-acid sequence MRNRGGDSFVRKTRFVPVCLQMASSNVEYYQKQKELQDFMCEQEQRRQHLEHQLQVYSRSDERLHRVSRMAGTSYSKSKDTSNKAKLRATRLQSYWRKICEDQRRSQQRNDQILKEFDRIDAHLGNLSARTERLRLLKQQYADYIEKTYPQWHQQVLQMKQRKDESQKHHNERATNLSQFSQYTPPKQQPVTDQFVASTSSSQFATQPGQHNQFAASTPAYQQQQQHVPDVSVTPIHRDSRDRISTQVTQESAVYANFTSVTRDSSMPQCTTPPQTSTQQQHAASLQNHPSNQQYVSPSQTSAAGYKVPAERESDAQLKVSELQGDISFSSDIPSEVINRPIQSITVEKFGQKVTQDSRVESPDIVSKSTSGQMEPNSADEADDDISNFDEEDIPDDGRQAPTPARQATHTDVMEEISSTEESPIPTPQPGSHQVLTVPTAGVSRSPLLDSELTIDGIIHLIHYVESHIPDALSLEGFYRSTPPQYGERLEIISKANGEEPMIDLDAEMCTMVILENVVLLIRNLPAGCLLPDAILASSHTINEVQIGRVLSMEAKPLWDCLFTHFLQLIKHKVMTVKEVAAVFVPCLVVDSSDYQDKAYELLVDLLDKKVEQAASPPTPREAAESMRSSQGGVPPLKFGSLVDSKQHSDDEDTTMVTPSVPTDGPRIPLNETAAYRNLLSGTMSGQKQPSYHDDNDDDEDDTDDDVEKQFASTLSPRTPRETSSTIPPQPTTAIMSQSRPTQQMEPLSETSSATSPVYVPTGMQKSVKSEAGSTGRSEKMQPFKRPAAVVMISSDLDSETDLDILMEKKQTSQEEDDFFDFYE; translated from the exons ATGCGTAATCGAGGTGGAGACTCTTTTGTAAGGAAGACTCGTTTCGTCCCTGTTTGTTTGCAAATGGCGTCCTCGAATGTTGAATATTACCAAAAACAGAAGGAATTGCAAGATTTTATGTGTGAACA GGAACAGAGAAGACAACATTTAGAACATCAGTTACAGGTTTACTCTAGGTCTGATGAAAGACT TCATAGAGTTAGTAGAATGGCAGGTACCAGTTATTCAAAATCTAAAGACACATCaaacaa AGCTAAGCTAAGAGCTACTAGATTACAGAGCTATTGGAGGAAAATATGTGAAGATCAGAGAAGAAGTCAGCAAAGGAATGACCAGATTTTAAAAGAGTTTGATCGAATTGATGCACATTTGGGAAACTTGTCAGCTAGGACAGAGAGACTGAGACTTCTTAAG CAACAATATGCAGactatatagaaaaaacatatcCACAATGGCACCAACAGGTTCTACAGATGAAACAAAGGAAAGATGAATCTCAGAAG CACCATAATGAAAGAGCCACTAACTTGTCCCAGTTTTCTCAGTACACACCACCAAAACAACAGCCAGTAACAGATCAATTTGTAGCCTCTACATCATCTAGTCAGTTTGCTACACAGCCTGGACAACATAATCAGTTTGCTGCTTCTACACCAGcatatcaacaacaacaacaacatgtTCCTGATGTATCGGTTACGCCTATACATAGAGATTCAAGAGACAGAATTAGTACTCAG GTTACACAGGAGTCTGCAGTGTATGCTAACTTTACCTCAGTAACCAGAGACAGTTCAATGCCTCAGTGCACTACACCACCACAAACTAGTACCCAACAGCAGCATGCTGCTTCTCTTCAAAACCACCCTAGTAATCAACAGTATGTATCACCATCTCAGACCTCAGCGGCTGGGTATAAGGTCCCTGCAGAGAGAGAATCGGATGCTCAGTTGAAAGTTAGTGAGTTACAAGGAGACATCAGTTTTAGTTCCGATATTCCATCTGAGGTTATAAATAGACCTATCCAGAGTATAACTGTAGAGAAGTTTGGACAGAAAGTGACACAGGACTCCAGAGTGGAATCACCAG ATATTGTATCTAAATCAACATCTGGTCAAATGGAACCAAATTCAGCTGATGAAGCAGATGATGATATTAGTAACTTTGATGAAGAGGACATTCCCGATGATGGCCGTCAAGCACCTACCCCAGCACGACAAGCCACACATACAGATGTAATGGAGGAGATTTCTTCCACTGAAGAATCCCCTATACCTACACCTCAACCAGGCAGCCATCAAGTCTTAACTGTACCTACAGCTGGAGTAag TCGTTCACCACTACTAGACTCAGAACTGACAATAGATGGTATAATACACCTGATACATTATGTTGAAAGTCATATCCCTGATGCTTTGTCACTGGAAGGGTTCTACAGATCTACACCTCCACAGTATGGAGAAAGATTAGAAATCATAAG TAAGGCCAATGGTGAAGAACCTATGATTGATTTAGATGCTGAAATGTGTACTATGGTGATTTTAGAAAATGTGGTTCTTCTGATTCGTAATTTACCTGCTGGATGTTTATTACCTGATGCCATCTTAGCCAGTAGTCATACAATCAACGAAGTACAAATAGG GAGAGTACTATCGATGGAAGCCAAGCCATTGTGGGATTGTTTATTTACACATTTTCTACAGTTGATTAAACATAAAGTGATGACTGTCAAAGAAGTTGCTGCTGTTTTTGTTCCATGTCTTGTGGTTGACTCTTCTGATTATCAGGACAag GCTTATGAATTATTAGTGGATTTGTTAGACAAAAAAGTAGAACAAGCTGCATCACCACCAACACCTAGGGAAGCTGCTGAAAGTATGAGGAGCAGTCAAGGGGGAG TTCCGCCTTTGAAGTTTGGAAGTTTAGTTGACAGTAAACAACATAGCGATGATGAAGACACTACCATGGTAACACCAAGTGTACCAACAGACGGACCAAGAATCCCCTTGAATG AAACTGCAGCCTATCGTAATTTGTTGTCTGGTACCATGAGTGGTCAGAAACAACCCAGTTACCATGacgataatgatgatgatgaagatgaCACGGATGATGATGTAGAAAAGCAGTTCGCATCGACTCTGTCTCCTAGAACACCAAGGGAGACATCTAG TACTATCCCACCTCAGCCTACCACTGCTATTATGTCACAATCTAGACCGACACAACAGATGGAACCACTATCTGAAACAAGTTCAGCAACATCACCAGTGTATGTGCCAACAGGCATGCAGAAAAG TGTTAAATCAGAGGCTGGTTCTACGGGGAGATCAGAGAAAATGCAGCCATTCAAAAGACCTGCAGCAG TTGTGATGATAAGTTCCGATTTGGATTCTGAAACAGATTTAGATATCCTGATGGAAAAAAAACAGACATCACAAGAAGAAGAtgatttctttgatttttatgaatag
- the LOC143067998 gene encoding uncharacterized protein LOC143067998 isoform X1 — translation MRNRGGDSFVRKTRFVPVCLQMASSNVEYYQKQKELQDFMCEQEQRRQHLEHQLQVYSRSDERLHRVSRMAGTSYSKSKDTSNKAKLRATRLQSYWRKICEDQRRSQQRNDQILKEFDRIDAHLGNLSARTERLRLLKQQYADYIEKTYPQWHQQVLQMKQRKDESQKHHNERATNLSQFSQYTPPKQQPVTDQFVASTSSSQFATQPGQHNQFAASTPAYQQQQQHVPDVSVTPIHRDSRDRISTQVTQESAVYANFTSVTRDSSMPQCTTPPQTSTQQQHAASLQNHPSNQQYVSPSQTSAAGYKVPAERESDAQLKVSELQGDISFSSDIPSEVINRPIQSITVEKFGQKVTQDSRVESPDIVSKSTSGQMEPNSADEADDDISNFDEEDIPDDGRQAPTPARQATHTDVMEEISSTEESPIPTPQPGSHQVLTVPTAGVSRSPLLDSELTIDGIIHLIHYVESHIPDALSLEGFYRSTPPQYGERLEIISKANGEEPMIDLDAEMCTMVILENVVLLIRNLPAGCLLPDAILASSHTINEVQIGRVLSMEAKPLWDCLFTHFLQLIKHKVMTVKEVAAVFVPCLVVDSSDYQDKAYELLVDLLDKKVEQAASPPTPREAAESMRSSQGGVSAELEIDEFGKYKVPPLKFGSLVDSKQHSDDEDTTMVTPSVPTDGPRIPLNGGQMNKTAAYRNLLSGTMSGQKQPSYHDDNDDDEDDTDDDVEKQFASTLSPRTPRETSSTIPPQPTTAIMSQSRPTQQMEPLSETSSATSPVYVPTGMQKSVKSEAGSTGRSEKMQPFKRPAAVVMISSDLDSETDLDILMEKKQTSQEEDDFFDFYE, via the exons ATGCGTAATCGAGGTGGAGACTCTTTTGTAAGGAAGACTCGTTTCGTCCCTGTTTGTTTGCAAATGGCGTCCTCGAATGTTGAATATTACCAAAAACAGAAGGAATTGCAAGATTTTATGTGTGAACA GGAACAGAGAAGACAACATTTAGAACATCAGTTACAGGTTTACTCTAGGTCTGATGAAAGACT TCATAGAGTTAGTAGAATGGCAGGTACCAGTTATTCAAAATCTAAAGACACATCaaacaa AGCTAAGCTAAGAGCTACTAGATTACAGAGCTATTGGAGGAAAATATGTGAAGATCAGAGAAGAAGTCAGCAAAGGAATGACCAGATTTTAAAAGAGTTTGATCGAATTGATGCACATTTGGGAAACTTGTCAGCTAGGACAGAGAGACTGAGACTTCTTAAG CAACAATATGCAGactatatagaaaaaacatatcCACAATGGCACCAACAGGTTCTACAGATGAAACAAAGGAAAGATGAATCTCAGAAG CACCATAATGAAAGAGCCACTAACTTGTCCCAGTTTTCTCAGTACACACCACCAAAACAACAGCCAGTAACAGATCAATTTGTAGCCTCTACATCATCTAGTCAGTTTGCTACACAGCCTGGACAACATAATCAGTTTGCTGCTTCTACACCAGcatatcaacaacaacaacaacatgtTCCTGATGTATCGGTTACGCCTATACATAGAGATTCAAGAGACAGAATTAGTACTCAG GTTACACAGGAGTCTGCAGTGTATGCTAACTTTACCTCAGTAACCAGAGACAGTTCAATGCCTCAGTGCACTACACCACCACAAACTAGTACCCAACAGCAGCATGCTGCTTCTCTTCAAAACCACCCTAGTAATCAACAGTATGTATCACCATCTCAGACCTCAGCGGCTGGGTATAAGGTCCCTGCAGAGAGAGAATCGGATGCTCAGTTGAAAGTTAGTGAGTTACAAGGAGACATCAGTTTTAGTTCCGATATTCCATCTGAGGTTATAAATAGACCTATCCAGAGTATAACTGTAGAGAAGTTTGGACAGAAAGTGACACAGGACTCCAGAGTGGAATCACCAG ATATTGTATCTAAATCAACATCTGGTCAAATGGAACCAAATTCAGCTGATGAAGCAGATGATGATATTAGTAACTTTGATGAAGAGGACATTCCCGATGATGGCCGTCAAGCACCTACCCCAGCACGACAAGCCACACATACAGATGTAATGGAGGAGATTTCTTCCACTGAAGAATCCCCTATACCTACACCTCAACCAGGCAGCCATCAAGTCTTAACTGTACCTACAGCTGGAGTAag TCGTTCACCACTACTAGACTCAGAACTGACAATAGATGGTATAATACACCTGATACATTATGTTGAAAGTCATATCCCTGATGCTTTGTCACTGGAAGGGTTCTACAGATCTACACCTCCACAGTATGGAGAAAGATTAGAAATCATAAG TAAGGCCAATGGTGAAGAACCTATGATTGATTTAGATGCTGAAATGTGTACTATGGTGATTTTAGAAAATGTGGTTCTTCTGATTCGTAATTTACCTGCTGGATGTTTATTACCTGATGCCATCTTAGCCAGTAGTCATACAATCAACGAAGTACAAATAGG GAGAGTACTATCGATGGAAGCCAAGCCATTGTGGGATTGTTTATTTACACATTTTCTACAGTTGATTAAACATAAAGTGATGACTGTCAAAGAAGTTGCTGCTGTTTTTGTTCCATGTCTTGTGGTTGACTCTTCTGATTATCAGGACAag GCTTATGAATTATTAGTGGATTTGTTAGACAAAAAAGTAGAACAAGCTGCATCACCACCAACACCTAGGGAAGCTGCTGAAAGTATGAGGAGCAGTCAAGGGGGAG TTTCAGCTGAGTTAGAAATTGATGAGTTTGGCAAATACAAAG TTCCGCCTTTGAAGTTTGGAAGTTTAGTTGACAGTAAACAACATAGCGATGATGAAGACACTACCATGGTAACACCAAGTGTACCAACAGACGGACCAAGAATCCCCTTGAATG GTGGACAGATGAACA AAACTGCAGCCTATCGTAATTTGTTGTCTGGTACCATGAGTGGTCAGAAACAACCCAGTTACCATGacgataatgatgatgatgaagatgaCACGGATGATGATGTAGAAAAGCAGTTCGCATCGACTCTGTCTCCTAGAACACCAAGGGAGACATCTAG TACTATCCCACCTCAGCCTACCACTGCTATTATGTCACAATCTAGACCGACACAACAGATGGAACCACTATCTGAAACAAGTTCAGCAACATCACCAGTGTATGTGCCAACAGGCATGCAGAAAAG TGTTAAATCAGAGGCTGGTTCTACGGGGAGATCAGAGAAAATGCAGCCATTCAAAAGACCTGCAGCAG TTGTGATGATAAGTTCCGATTTGGATTCTGAAACAGATTTAGATATCCTGATGGAAAAAAAACAGACATCACAAGAAGAAGAtgatttctttgatttttatgaatag
- the LOC143067998 gene encoding uncharacterized protein LOC143067998 isoform X6 yields the protein MRNRGGDSFVRKTRFVPVCLQMASSNVEYYQKQKELQDFMCEQEQRRQHLEHQLQVYSRSDERLHRVSRMAGTSYSKSKDTSNKAKLRATRLQSYWRKICEDQRRSQQRNDQILKEFDRIDAHLGNLSARTERLRLLKQQYADYIEKTYPQWHQQVLQMKQRKDESQKHHNERATNLSQFSQYTPPKQQPVTDQFVASTSSSQFATQPGQHNQFAASTPAYQQQQQHVPDVSVTPIHRDSRDRISTQVTQESAVYANFTSVTRDSSMPQCTTPPQTSTQQQHAASLQNHPSNQQYVSPSQTSAAGYKVPAERESDAQLKVSELQGDISFSSDIPSEVINRPIQSITVEKFGQKVTQDSRVESPDIVSKSTSGQMEPNSADEADDDISNFDEEDIPDDGRQAPTPARQATHTDVMEEISSTEESPIPTPQPGSHQVLTVPTAGVSRSPLLDSELTIDGIIHLIHYVESHIPDALSLEGFYRSTPPQYGERLEIISKANGEEPMIDLDAEMCTMVILENVVLLIRNLPAGCLLPDAILASSHTINEVQIGRVLSMEAKPLWDCLFTHFLQLIKHKVMTVKEVAAVFVPCLVVDSSDYQDKAYELLVDLLDKKVEQAASPPTPREAAESMRSSQGGVSAELEIDEFGKYKVPPLKFGSLVDSKQHSDDEDTTMVTPSVPTDGPRIPLNGGQMNKTAAYRNLLSGTMSGQKQPSYHDDNDDDEDDTDDDVEKQFASTLSPRTPRETSSVKSEAGSTGRSEKMQPFKRPAAVVMISSDLDSETDLDILMEKKQTSQEEDDFFDFYE from the exons ATGCGTAATCGAGGTGGAGACTCTTTTGTAAGGAAGACTCGTTTCGTCCCTGTTTGTTTGCAAATGGCGTCCTCGAATGTTGAATATTACCAAAAACAGAAGGAATTGCAAGATTTTATGTGTGAACA GGAACAGAGAAGACAACATTTAGAACATCAGTTACAGGTTTACTCTAGGTCTGATGAAAGACT TCATAGAGTTAGTAGAATGGCAGGTACCAGTTATTCAAAATCTAAAGACACATCaaacaa AGCTAAGCTAAGAGCTACTAGATTACAGAGCTATTGGAGGAAAATATGTGAAGATCAGAGAAGAAGTCAGCAAAGGAATGACCAGATTTTAAAAGAGTTTGATCGAATTGATGCACATTTGGGAAACTTGTCAGCTAGGACAGAGAGACTGAGACTTCTTAAG CAACAATATGCAGactatatagaaaaaacatatcCACAATGGCACCAACAGGTTCTACAGATGAAACAAAGGAAAGATGAATCTCAGAAG CACCATAATGAAAGAGCCACTAACTTGTCCCAGTTTTCTCAGTACACACCACCAAAACAACAGCCAGTAACAGATCAATTTGTAGCCTCTACATCATCTAGTCAGTTTGCTACACAGCCTGGACAACATAATCAGTTTGCTGCTTCTACACCAGcatatcaacaacaacaacaacatgtTCCTGATGTATCGGTTACGCCTATACATAGAGATTCAAGAGACAGAATTAGTACTCAG GTTACACAGGAGTCTGCAGTGTATGCTAACTTTACCTCAGTAACCAGAGACAGTTCAATGCCTCAGTGCACTACACCACCACAAACTAGTACCCAACAGCAGCATGCTGCTTCTCTTCAAAACCACCCTAGTAATCAACAGTATGTATCACCATCTCAGACCTCAGCGGCTGGGTATAAGGTCCCTGCAGAGAGAGAATCGGATGCTCAGTTGAAAGTTAGTGAGTTACAAGGAGACATCAGTTTTAGTTCCGATATTCCATCTGAGGTTATAAATAGACCTATCCAGAGTATAACTGTAGAGAAGTTTGGACAGAAAGTGACACAGGACTCCAGAGTGGAATCACCAG ATATTGTATCTAAATCAACATCTGGTCAAATGGAACCAAATTCAGCTGATGAAGCAGATGATGATATTAGTAACTTTGATGAAGAGGACATTCCCGATGATGGCCGTCAAGCACCTACCCCAGCACGACAAGCCACACATACAGATGTAATGGAGGAGATTTCTTCCACTGAAGAATCCCCTATACCTACACCTCAACCAGGCAGCCATCAAGTCTTAACTGTACCTACAGCTGGAGTAag TCGTTCACCACTACTAGACTCAGAACTGACAATAGATGGTATAATACACCTGATACATTATGTTGAAAGTCATATCCCTGATGCTTTGTCACTGGAAGGGTTCTACAGATCTACACCTCCACAGTATGGAGAAAGATTAGAAATCATAAG TAAGGCCAATGGTGAAGAACCTATGATTGATTTAGATGCTGAAATGTGTACTATGGTGATTTTAGAAAATGTGGTTCTTCTGATTCGTAATTTACCTGCTGGATGTTTATTACCTGATGCCATCTTAGCCAGTAGTCATACAATCAACGAAGTACAAATAGG GAGAGTACTATCGATGGAAGCCAAGCCATTGTGGGATTGTTTATTTACACATTTTCTACAGTTGATTAAACATAAAGTGATGACTGTCAAAGAAGTTGCTGCTGTTTTTGTTCCATGTCTTGTGGTTGACTCTTCTGATTATCAGGACAag GCTTATGAATTATTAGTGGATTTGTTAGACAAAAAAGTAGAACAAGCTGCATCACCACCAACACCTAGGGAAGCTGCTGAAAGTATGAGGAGCAGTCAAGGGGGAG TTTCAGCTGAGTTAGAAATTGATGAGTTTGGCAAATACAAAG TTCCGCCTTTGAAGTTTGGAAGTTTAGTTGACAGTAAACAACATAGCGATGATGAAGACACTACCATGGTAACACCAAGTGTACCAACAGACGGACCAAGAATCCCCTTGAATG GTGGACAGATGAACA AAACTGCAGCCTATCGTAATTTGTTGTCTGGTACCATGAGTGGTCAGAAACAACCCAGTTACCATGacgataatgatgatgatgaagatgaCACGGATGATGATGTAGAAAAGCAGTTCGCATCGACTCTGTCTCCTAGAACACCAAGGGAGACATCTAG TGTTAAATCAGAGGCTGGTTCTACGGGGAGATCAGAGAAAATGCAGCCATTCAAAAGACCTGCAGCAG TTGTGATGATAAGTTCCGATTTGGATTCTGAAACAGATTTAGATATCCTGATGGAAAAAAAACAGACATCACAAGAAGAAGAtgatttctttgatttttatgaatag